From Sander lucioperca isolate FBNREF2018 chromosome 14, SLUC_FBN_1.2, whole genome shotgun sequence, the proteins below share one genomic window:
- the LOC116041841 gene encoding BTB/POZ domain-containing protein KCTD9-like, whose product MRRVTLFVNGTSSNGKVVAVYGSLEDLLSAASSKLGIRASSVYNGNGGLIDDVTLIRDDDVLYVSEGDSFEDPQDDPADPEKDQTHTDWLTLNVGGRCFTTTRSTLVSKEPESMLAHMFREKDVWGNKQDSQGAYLIDRSPDYFEPILNYLRHGQLIINDGINPLGVLEEARFFGIEQLAEQLETLIKSSQPPDDHSSLSRKEFIRYLLATTTKSELRCQGLNFNGADLSRLDLRYINFKMANLRGANLAHANLSGANLERADLSMACLDAANLQGVKMLCTNAEGASLRGCNFEDPAGVKANLEGANLKGVDMEGSQMTGINLRVATLKNAKLKNCNLRGATLAGTDLENCDLSGCDLQEANLRGSNVKGAIFEEMLTPLHMSQSVR is encoded by the exons ATGAGGAGAGTCACACTGTTTGTCAACGGAACCTCTTCAAATGGGAAG GTGGTGGCCGTGTACGGCTCTCTGGAGGATTTACTGTCTGCGGCGAGCTCTAAACTTGGAATAAGAGCCTCTAGTGTCTATAACGGGAACGGCGGCCTCATAGACGACGTCACGTTAATCAG aGATGACGACGTGCTGTACGTATCAGAGGGAGATTCATTCGAAG ATCCTCAGGACGACCCCGCAGACCCTGAGAAGGATCAGACTCACACTGATTGGCTGACGCTCAACGTTGGCGGACGCTGCTTCACGACCACGAG gaGCACGCTGGTCAGTAAAGAGCCGGAGAGCATGCTGGCCCACATGTTTAGAGAGAAAG ATGTTTGGGGGAACAAGCAGGACTCTCAGGGGGCGTACCTGATCGACCGCAGTCCAGACTACTTTGAGCCCATTCTGAATTATCTGAGACACGGACAGCTCATCATCAACGATGGCATCAACCCTCTgg GTGTGCTGGAAGAGGCTCGCTTCTTTGGTATTGAACAGCTGGCTGAGCAGCTGGAGACCCTCATAAAG TCCTCTCAGCCCCCCGATGACCATTCTTCTCTGAGCCGCAAAGAGTTCATCAGATACCTGCTGGCCACGACGACCAAGTCAGAGCTCCGGTGTCAG GGTCTGAACTTTAACGGGGCCGATCTATCTCGCCTGGATCTGCGCTACATCAACTTCAAGATGGCCAACCTGAGAGGAGCCAACCTGGCCCACGCTAACCTGAGCGGGGCCAACCTGGAGAGAGCAGACCTGTCCATGGCCTGCCTCGAT gcagCCAATCTGCAGGGTGTGAAGATGCTGTGTACTAACGCTGAAGGGGCGTCACTGAGAGGCTGCAACTTTGAAGATCCTGCAGGAGTCAAAGCCAACCTGGAGG gagccAACCTAAAGGGCGTGGACATGGAGGGGAGTCAGATGACGGGGATCAACCTAAGGGTCGCAACGCTGAAAAACGCCAAACTGAAGAACTGCAACCTTAGAGGAGCAACACTGGCCGGGACAGACCTGGag